Below is a genomic region from Chromatiaceae bacterium.
CCGCGCTGAACGTCTCGGCATGAGCGATCCGCTGACCGGAAACGCTAAGCGTCTTTCGTATATCGATTTTTTCGGCGTGGATGCCGGTCATCGCATTGCCATAGGCATCCAGGTAGACGACCCGCTGCACCTGCTCGGGCCAGTCCGCGCCGACCATGGAATCGATTGGAAGCGTTGTGGTCTGCAGCGGCTGGCGTGACGCCAGGAGGGCCGCCGCCGGGGCAAACAGGTCACGCCCGTGGAAGCTGGTCGACATCCGAGCCGGCCGCCAGTCGATGCGCTCGACCC
It encodes:
- a CDS encoding SAM-dependent chlorinase/fluorinase, translated to VERIDWRPARMSTSFHGRDLFAPAAALLASRQPLQTTTLPIDSMVGADWPEQVQRVVYLDAYGNAMTGIHAEKIDIRKTLSVSGQRIAHAETFSAVPPGQLFWYPNSQGLVEIAANGESAARRLSLAPGDEILLD